One window of Amaranthus tricolor cultivar Red isolate AtriRed21 chromosome 13, ASM2621246v1, whole genome shotgun sequence genomic DNA carries:
- the LOC130797807 gene encoding uncharacterized protein LOC130797807 isoform X2 yields MLSFLKSINLPFLLEFNQSIKSIYRKQFQPFPLVFNLCFDQISSETKNNYYMKAAPTIDLPSYLRCSPFFNQSSNSCPINHSNFKPNPSQSKENHFVHNILLGFKLLLSAHAHLIPTQHTFLGLKIRVESNHKKILGDLDEVAVATHGKDLLAYELEAEDAIGIILDFEEYWTHSCSITFTEASRLVETNLTSDIRGRGSPENNESDSKYAEVMLFIIIDGQIDDKGISNCEQLQMFLKQNIEKIIVHVTCSSSGMQEKHPHKSHLIFRYSEESKKIKQHLESKI; encoded by the exons ATGCTCTCCTTTCTTAAATCAATCAATCTTCCATTTCTCTTGgaattcaatcaatcaatcaaatcaATATATAGAAaacaattccaaccatttcccTTGGTATTCAATCTATGCTTTGATCAAATAAGCTCAGAAACaaagaataattattatatgaaaGCAGCACCCACCATTGACTTACCATCTTATCTGAGATGCTCTCCTTTCTTCAATCAATCTTCAAATTCATGTCCTATTAATCATTCTAATTTTAAGCCAAATCCTTCTCAATCTAAGGAAAACCATTTTGTTCATAACATCTTACTTGGTTTTAAGCTCTTGTTGTCTGCTCATGCTCATTTAATTCCTACTCAACATACCTTTCTTGGCcttaag ATCAGAGTGGAGagcaatcataaaaaaattcttgGTGATCTGGATGAAGTAGCAGTGGCCACACATGGAAAGGATCTTCTGGCTTATGAATTGGAAGCTGAAG ATGCAATAGGAATAATATTGGACTTTGAAGAATATTGGACTCATAGTTGCTCTATT ACTTTTACAGAGGCAAGTAGATTGGTTGAAACAAATCTCACTTCTGATATACGCGGCAGAGGAAGTCCAGAAAACAATGAATCAGATAGTAAATATGCAGAG GTGatgttatttataattattgatGGTCAAATAGATGACAAAGGCATTTCTAACTGCGAGCAACTACAGATGTTTTTGAAACAAaacattgaaaaaataata GTGCATGTTACATGTTCGAGTTCTGGAATGCAAGAGAAACATCCACATAAGTCTCATTTAATCTTTCGCTACTCAGAAGAGAGCAAGAAAATTAAACAGCATTTGGAATCAAAgatttaa
- the LOC130797807 gene encoding uncharacterized protein LOC130797807 isoform X1, whose product MLSFLKSINLPFLLEFNQSIKSIYRKQFQPFPLVFNLCFDQISSETKNNYYMKAAPTIDLPSYLRCSPFFNQSSNSCPINHSNFKPNPSQSKENHFVHNILLGFKLLLSAHAHLIPTQHTFLGLKIRVESNHKKILGDLDEVAVATHGKDLLAYELEAEDAIGIILDFEEYWTHSCSITFTEASRLVETNLTSDIRGRGSPENNESDSKYAEVMLFIIIDGQIDDKGISNCEQLQMFLKQNIEKIIKVHVTCSSSGMQEKHPHKSHLIFRYSEESKKIKQHLESKI is encoded by the exons ATGCTCTCCTTTCTTAAATCAATCAATCTTCCATTTCTCTTGgaattcaatcaatcaatcaaatcaATATATAGAAaacaattccaaccatttcccTTGGTATTCAATCTATGCTTTGATCAAATAAGCTCAGAAACaaagaataattattatatgaaaGCAGCACCCACCATTGACTTACCATCTTATCTGAGATGCTCTCCTTTCTTCAATCAATCTTCAAATTCATGTCCTATTAATCATTCTAATTTTAAGCCAAATCCTTCTCAATCTAAGGAAAACCATTTTGTTCATAACATCTTACTTGGTTTTAAGCTCTTGTTGTCTGCTCATGCTCATTTAATTCCTACTCAACATACCTTTCTTGGCcttaag ATCAGAGTGGAGagcaatcataaaaaaattcttgGTGATCTGGATGAAGTAGCAGTGGCCACACATGGAAAGGATCTTCTGGCTTATGAATTGGAAGCTGAAG ATGCAATAGGAATAATATTGGACTTTGAAGAATATTGGACTCATAGTTGCTCTATT ACTTTTACAGAGGCAAGTAGATTGGTTGAAACAAATCTCACTTCTGATATACGCGGCAGAGGAAGTCCAGAAAACAATGAATCAGATAGTAAATATGCAGAG GTGatgttatttataattattgatGGTCAAATAGATGACAAAGGCATTTCTAACTGCGAGCAACTACAGATGTTTTTGAAACAAaacattgaaaaaataata AAGGTGCATGTTACATGTTCGAGTTCTGGAATGCAAGAGAAACATCCACATAAGTCTCATTTAATCTTTCGCTACTCAGAAGAGAGCAAGAAAATTAAACAGCATTTGGAATCAAAgatttaa
- the LOC130797809 gene encoding SEC1 family transport protein SLY1 gives MSSLNLRQKQTECIIRMLNLNQPVNTSTGMANEEIYKILIYDKSAQDILSPLIHVKDLRKHGVTLFFLIDKPRKPIPDVPAVYFIRPTQSNIQRIVSDALVPLYDTFHLNFTSSIPRPLLEDLASGLLKNVNDNNVVSRVSKVHDQYLDFVTLEDNLFSLAFSNCYVQLNDPKSEEREINEVIEKIVDGLFCVLVTLGVVPVIRCPQGGAAEMVAVALDQRVRDHLLAKNNLFSEGGNFGASFQRPILCLFDRNFELAMGIQHDFRYKPLVHDVMGLRLNKVNVKGEKGGTKAFELDGADPFWVANGGLEFPEVAVEIENQLNNYKKDVDEVNRRTGGTGGAEFDGTDLIGNTKHLMSAVNSLPELTERKQVIDKHTNIATVLLGEIKERSLDSYAKKEYDMMARGSIDWNELMGVLKGKGSKMDKLRFAIMYLISVEAVPQSEVEMVENALREAEIDTSAFQYVKKIKSLNVALTSASSASKSNLVDWAGNLLAAGMKNLLSGNRQLALARTVEALMEGKPNPDVDSYMLFDPRTPKSSSGSHLRGPFKEAIVFMIGGGNYIENASLQELASNQQPAKHIIYGTTEILTGAEFVDQLALLGKKMGFGVNPAPSAH, from the exons ATGTCATCGCTCAATCTCCGTCAGAAACAAACAg aaTGCATAATCAGGATGTTGAATCTGAATCAACCTGTAAACACATCGACTGGAATGGCGAATGAAGAAATCTACAAGATCTTAATCTACGACAAATCCGCACAAGATATCTTATCGCCGTTAATTCACGTCAAAGACTTGCGTAAGCATGGCGTCACTCTCTTTTTCCTTATTGACAAACCTCGTAAACCCATCCCTGATGTTCCCGCCGTTTACTTCATCCGTCCAACTCAGTCAAATATCCAACGCATCGTTTCGGATGCTTTAGTTCCACTGTACGATACATTTCATCTCAATTTCACATCCTCAATTCCTCGCCCGTTATTGGAAGATCTGGCTTCAGGGTTACTGAAAAATGTGAATGATAACAACGTCGTTTCGAGGGTTTCAAAGGTACATGATCAGTATTTAGATTTTGTGACATTAGAAGATAATCTGTTTTCGCTTGCTTTCAGTAATTGTTATGTGCAATTGAATGATCCGAAAAGTGAGGAAAGGGAAATTAATGAGGTGATTGAGAAGATTGTGGATGGTTTGTTTTGTGTGCTGGTTACATTGGGGGTTGTACCGGTGATTCGTTGTCCACAAGGAGGGGCGGCTGAGATGGTTGCAGTGGCGTTGGATCAGAGAGTGAGGGATCATTTGTTGGCTAAGAACAATTTATTTAGTGAAGGAGGGAATTTTGGGGCATCGTTTCAGAGACCAATTTTGTGTTTGTTTGATAGAAATTTTGAGTTGGCGATGGGTATTCAACATGACTTTAGGTACAAACCACTTGTTCATGATGTAATGGGGTTGAGGCTGAATAAGGTCAATGTGAAGGGGGAGAAAGGTGGGACGAAGGCGTTTGAGTTAGATGGGGCGGATCCGTTTTGGGTAGCCAATGGAGGATTGGAGTTTCCTGAGGTGGCAGTTGAGATTGAGAATCAGTTGAATAACTATAAGAAGGATGTTGATGAGGTGAATAGGAGGACTGGAGGAACGGGTGGGGCGGAGTTTGATGGGACTGATCTGATAGGGAATACAAAGCATTTGATGAGTGCAGTTAATTCGTTGCCGGAGTTGACCGAGAGGAAGCAAGTGATTGATAAGCATACGAATATTGCGACTGTTTTGTTGGGTGAGATTAAGGAGAGATCGCTTGATTCTTATGCTAAGAAAGAGTATGATATGATGGCCAGGGGGAGTATTGATTGGAATGAGCTGATGGGAGTACTCAAAGGGAAGGGGTCTAAGATGGATAAGCTTCGTTTTGCTATTATGTATCTTATTTCTGTCGAAGCTGTTCCACAATCTGAAGTAGAAATGGTGGAGAATGCGCTTAGGGAAGCTGAGATTGATACTAGCGCTTTTCAGTATGTGAAGAAGATAAAGTCGTTGAATGTGGCCTTGACTTCTGCTAGTTCTGCTAGCAAAAGTAACTTAGTTGACTGGGCTGGGAATCTATTGGCTGCTGGGATGAAAAATCTGCTGTCAGGGAACCGGCAGCTTGCATTGGCAAGGACTGTAGAAGCCTTGATGGAAGGCAAACCTAATCCTGATGTCGACTCTTATATGTTATTTGATCCTCGTACTCCCAAATCTAGCTCTGGTAGCCACCTTAGAGGACCTTTCAAAGAGGCTATTGTATTCATGATTGGTGGTGGGAATTACATTGAAAATGCAAGTCTGCAAGAGCTTGCCTCCAATCAGCAGCCggccaagcatattatatatgGAACAACAGAGATTCTTACTGGAGCCGAGTTTGTTGATCAGCTTGCCTTGCTTGGAAAGAAGATGGGATTTGGCGTTAACCCTGCTCCTTCAGCCCATTGA
- the LOC130797808 gene encoding plasma membrane ATPase 4-like, with amino-acid sequence MANLEQIKNENVDLEKIPIDEVFQLLKCSREGLSSDEGTNRLQLFGPNKLEEKKESKVLKFLGFMWNPLSWVMEAAALMAIVLANGDHRPPDWQDFVGIMVLLVINSTISFIEENNAGNAAAALMANLAPKTKVLRDGRWSEQEAAILVPGDIISIKLGDIVPADARLLEGDPLKIDQSALTGESLPVTKNPGEEVFSGSTCKQGEIEAVVIATGVHTFFGKAAHLVDSTNQVGHFQKVLTAIGNFCICSIALGMLIEVVVMYPIQHRKYRDGIDNLLVLLIGGIPIAMPTVLSVTMAIGSHKLSQQGAITKRMTAIEEMAGMDVLCSDKTGTLTLNKLTVDRNLIEVFAKGVEKDYVLLLAARASRTENQDAIDAAMVGMLADPKEARAGIREIHFLPFNPVDKRTALTYIDANGNWHRASKGAPEQILDLCRCKEDVKRKVHAVIESYADRGLRSLAVAKQEVPEKSKDSPGGPWQFVGLLPLFDPPRHDSADTIKRALHLGVNVKMITGDQLAIAKETGRRLGMGTNMYPSSSLLGQDKDNNVAGLPVDELIEKADGFAGVFPEHKYEIVKRLQERKHICGMTGDGVNDAPALKKADIGIAVADATDAARSASDIVLTEPGLSVIISAVLTSRAIFQRMKNYTIYAVSITIRIVFGFMFIALIWKFDFSPFMVLIIAILNDGTIMTISKDRVKPSPQPDSWKLKEIFATGVVLGGYQALMTVVFFWLMSDTTFFSEKFNVKPLRHGQMMAALYLQVSVISQALIFVTRSRSWSYVERPGLLLFAAFLGAQLIATILAVYANFAFAKMEAMGWGWAGVVWIYSLVTYIPLDILKFTIRYVLSGRAWNNLLENKTAFTTKKDYGREEREAQWAAAQRTLHGLQPPETTTILNEKSSYRELSEIAEQAKRRAEVARLRELHTLKGHVESVVKLKGLDIDTMQQHYTV; translated from the exons ATGGCGAATCTCGAACAGatcaaaaatgaaaatgttgacctg GAGAAAATTCCTATAGACGAAGTGTTTCAGCTCTTGAAATGTTCAAGGGAAGGTTTGTCATCAGACGAAGGAACCAATCGTCTTCAGTTGTTTGGTCCAAACAAGTTAGAAGAAAAAAAG gAAAGCAAAGTACTGAAGTTTCTTGGGTTTATGTGGAATCCATTGTCATGGGTTATGGAAGCAGCTGCTTTAATGGCTATTGTGTTAGCAAATGGTGATCATAGGCCTCCTGACTGGCAGGATTTTGTGGGTATAATGGTCCTTCTAGTGATCAACTCTACAATTAGTTTCATAGAAGAAAACAATGCTGGCAATGCCGCAGCAGCTCTTATGGCTAATCTCGCTCCAAAAACAAAA GTTCTTCGAGATGGACGATGGAGCGAGCAAGAGGCTGCAATACTAGTCCCAGGAGACATAATTAGCATAAAGTTAGGAGACATAGTCCCTGCTGATGCCCGTCTTCTTGAGGGTGATCCTCTCAAGATTGATCAATCTGCACTTACAGGAGAATCCCTTCCTGTTACGAAGAATCCTGGTGAGGAAGTTTTCTCAGGTTCGACTTGTAAACAAGGTGAAATAGAGGCAGTTGTTATAGCTACTGGTGTTCATACCTTCTTTGGTAAGGCTGCCCACCTTGTTGATAGCACTAACCAAGTTGGTCACTTCCAAAAGGTGCTTACAGCAATTGGTAACTTTTGTATTTGCTCAATTGCTTTGGGAATGCTGATTGAGGTCGTGGTGATGTACCCGATTCAACATCGTAAATATCGTGATGGAATTGATAATTTATTGGTACTTTTGATTGGTGGGATACCAATTGCTATGCCTACTGTATTGTCTGTTACTATGGCTATTGGTTCGCATAAGCTATCTCAACAAGGTGCAATTACTAAAAGAATGACTGCCATTGAGGAAATGGCAGGCATGGATGTTCTATGTAGTGACAAAACGGGCACATTGACATTGAATAAGCTTACTGTGGACCGTAATCTAATTGAAGTTTTTGCAAAGGGAGTGGAAAAGGATTATGTACTTCTGCTTGCTGCTAGGGCTTCAAGAACTGAAAATCAGGATGCAATTGATGCCGCCATGGTTGGAATGCTAGCTGATCCAAAAGAG GCACGTGCAGGAATACGGGAGATCCATTTCCTTCCATTTAACCCAGTGGATAAAAGGACTGCATTAACTTATATCGATGCTAATGGAAACTGGCATCGAGCAAGCAAAGGTGCCCCAGAACAG ATTCTGGACCTATGCCGTTGCAAGGAAGATGTCAAAAGGAAGGTTCATGCTGTTATCGAGAGCTATGCTGACCGTGGGTTGAGATCCTTAGCTGTTGCAAAACAG GAGGTACCAGAGAAATCGAAAGATAGTCCAGGAGGCCCGTGGCAGTTTGTTGGTTTATTGCCCTTATTTGATCCTCCAAGGCATGATAGTGCTGACACGATTAAGAGAGCTCTACATCTTGGTGTGAATGTAAAGATGATAACAG GTGATCAACTTGCAATTGCTAAAGAGACTGGTCGACGACTTGGAATGGGAACCAATATGTACCCATCATCTTCATTGCTTGGACAAGACAAAGACAACAATGTGGCAGGTCTTCCTGTGGATGAGTTGATTGAGAAGGCTGATGGATTTGCAGGGGTGTTCCCTG AGCACAAGTACGAAATTGTGAAGAGATTGCAAGAAAGGAAGCACATATGTGGCATGACAGGTGATGGTGTAAACGATGCCCCAGCACTGAAAAAGGCAGATATCGGAATTGCAGTTGCTGATGCTACTGATGCTGCAAGAAGCGCTTCTGATATAGTCTTAACGGAACCTGGATTGAGTGTTATTATAAGTGCTGTACTCACTAGCAGAGCTATCTTTCAGAGGATGAAGAACTACACA ATATATGCAGTGTCAATCACAATTCGTATTGTG TTTGGCTTCATGTTTATTGCTTTGATATGGAAATTCGACTTCTCTCCATTTATGGTTCTGATCATTGCAATTTTGAATGACG GAACAATCATGACAATTTCAAAGGACAGAGTAAAACCATCGCCCCAACCAGATAGTTGGAAATTGAAAGAGATTTTCGCTACTGGTGTCGTTTTGGGAGGTTACCAGGCACTAATGACTGTAGTATTCTTCTGGCTCATGAGTGACACAACCTTTTTCTCG GAGAAATTTAATGTGAAGCCATTGCGCCACGGTCAGATGATGGCAGCCTTGTACCTGCAAGTAAGTGTTATTAGCCAGGCTCTCATTTTTGTCACACGATCTCGAAGTTGGTCCTATGTTGAACGCCCTGGGCTTTTGTTATTCGCTGCTTTCTTAGGTGCTCAACTG ATAGCAACAATCTTAGCAGTCTATGCCAACTTTGCCTTTGCAAAAATGGAAGCAATGGGATGGGGATGGGCTGGTGTCGTATGGATTTACAGCTTAGTTACTTACATACCACTCGACATTTTGAAATTCACCATTCGCTATGTGCTAAGCGGAAGGGCTTGGAACAATCTTTTGGAAAACAAG ACGGCTTTTACAACAAAGAAGGATTATGggagagaagagagagaagCACAATGGGCAGCTGCACAAAGGACTCTACATGGTCTTCAACCTCCAGAAACAACGACTATATTGAACGAGAAGAGCAGTTATAGGGAACTTTCAGAGATTGCTGAACAAGCAAAGAGGAGGGCTGAGGTTGCAAG GCTTAGGGAGTTGCACACATTGAAAGGGCACGTGGAATCAGTCGTAAAACTGAAAGGATTAGATATCGACACCATGCAACAACATTACACCGTGTAG